In a genomic window of Alcanivorax sp.:
- a CDS encoding integrase family protein, giving the protein MAQAKRTPNRTHFTPERIRKAKCPQGRQQLLVWDDDPRSLGLRVTASGAKSYVFEFRLHGRNGRTTIGSIEAWDIAAARAEARRLQVLVDSGTDPRDEKAAQARQKERERHEKQRQAVTLGELWPEYVEANSKHWSENHQKDHQKAIQTPGLPRQRSKLKTKAGPLYALADVRLVDLTPDRLERWLLEESKSRPTAVGRAFRLLRAFLHWCEDQPRYQGLAAPSDVLTKKVRKAVASPKAKTDCLQKEMLADWFKAVGQHENPVVTAYLEALLLTGARREEMARLKWADVDFRWRSLTLGDKVEGERVIPLTPYLASKLYALPRRNEWVFSSATSESGRLTDVYRAHQRAVAMAGLPHTTFHGLRRSFGTLAEWMECPVGIVAQIQGHKPSALAEKHYRQRPLDLLRKWHTSIESWILEQAGLEQPDPKAKLKKLGLAS; this is encoded by the coding sequence TTGGCACAGGCAAAGCGTACACCAAACCGCACCCATTTCACCCCTGAGCGTATCCGCAAGGCGAAGTGCCCACAGGGCCGCCAGCAACTGCTGGTCTGGGATGACGACCCCCGCAGTCTGGGGCTGCGTGTCACGGCCAGTGGCGCAAAGTCCTATGTGTTCGAGTTCCGGTTACATGGCAGGAACGGGCGCACCACCATTGGGTCAATCGAGGCGTGGGACATTGCCGCCGCCAGAGCGGAAGCACGCCGGTTACAGGTGCTGGTGGATTCCGGCACAGACCCCCGCGACGAAAAGGCCGCACAGGCTCGCCAGAAAGAGCGAGAGCGCCACGAGAAGCAACGGCAGGCCGTTACCCTTGGTGAGTTGTGGCCGGAGTACGTGGAGGCAAACAGCAAGCACTGGAGCGAGAACCACCAGAAAGACCACCAGAAGGCGATACAGACGCCGGGGCTGCCGCGCCAGCGTTCCAAGCTGAAAACCAAGGCGGGGCCGCTGTATGCGCTTGCTGATGTGCGCCTGGTAGACCTGACGCCGGATCGGCTGGAGCGCTGGTTGCTGGAAGAATCCAAGAGCAGGCCCACGGCGGTGGGTCGCGCCTTTCGGTTGCTGCGGGCGTTCCTTCACTGGTGCGAGGATCAGCCCCGGTATCAGGGACTGGCGGCCCCGTCGGATGTGCTTACCAAGAAAGTGCGCAAGGCGGTGGCTTCTCCCAAGGCCAAGACGGATTGCCTACAGAAAGAGATGCTGGCGGACTGGTTCAAGGCTGTTGGCCAGCATGAAAACCCGGTTGTGACCGCCTATCTGGAAGCCCTGTTGCTTACCGGAGCCCGCCGCGAAGAAATGGCCCGGTTGAAATGGGCCGATGTGGATTTCCGGTGGCGGAGCCTGACCCTTGGCGACAAGGTAGAGGGCGAGCGCGTTATTCCCCTGACCCCCTATCTGGCCAGCAAGCTATACGCACTGCCCCGCCGCAATGAGTGGGTATTCAGTAGCGCCACGTCTGAATCCGGCAGGCTCACGGATGTTTACCGCGCTCACCAGCGTGCGGTGGCCATGGCTGGGCTGCCCCATACCACCTTTCACGGCTTGCGCCGTTCCTTCGGCACCTTGGCGGAATGGATGGAATGCCCGGTGGGCATCGTGGCGCAAATTCAGGGCCACAAGCCAAGCGCCCTTGCCGAAAAGCACTACCGCCAGCGCCCCCTGGATCTGTTGCGAAAGTGGCACACCAGTATCGAGAGCTGGATTCTGGAACAGGCCGGGCTGGAGCAGCCAGACCCCAAGGCGAAGTTGAAAAAACTGGGGCTGGCCAGCTAG
- a CDS encoding GNAT family N-acetyltransferase, protein MTSKTPFSVDITGFGRFHIRAVQVPDDIALIHHWLSSEHARYWGMQDMNENQLADFYRQLPESGTGEGFLGFHEGRPVCLIESYDPRRDPVGAHYPVQPGDRGMHVLVAPSRTPVSGFTRAVFAGVMDFMFRDQGARRVVVEPDERNERIHTLNRFGGFVYANTIKLDTKVAALAFCCREQFLDSPAAMLIAARRETCGDLLRLAPQRAAAHLSPAVWEQVNRVQIRKSLAELAHERLLTPQPVAGEAGVYTVHTDKEGIVYRFRARRLALNHWLVEPGSIEKTVDGEPALLDALAMIIELQHTLGIREAMMPTYMEEIASTLYGSAYKLQRPVPDAEGLVDADFQQIEATMSEGHPCFLANNGRIGFDVLDYPSYTPEAGSPVQLIWLAAHRDYTVFAAKEGLDYEALMTHELGEGQRLAFDAMLREQGVKPRDYHLIPVHPWQWYNKLASVFSADLAERKLICLGKGEDRYQAQQSIRTFYNLDQPEKRYVKTAISVLNMGFMRGLSPYYMSTTPAINDFLHGLVNQDPELADTGFTLLREVAGVGYRQRHFEEAVDQYSAYRKMLSALWRESPLDLLEEGEGLMTMAALLHVDSNGQALLPALIRRSGMTPQAWLAEYLRCYLRPLMHCFYQHDLVFMPHGENLIMVMKDGVPRRAIMKDIAEECAILNTEVMLADKIRRLAVDVPEDLKVLSLLTDVFDCFFRFMAAILVEHEVMEEDSFWAQVAECVHAYQADHPQLADKFARHDLFAPEFTLSCLNRLQLANNQQMVDLADPASALQFAGTLVNPIARWARVPEKQAESA, encoded by the coding sequence ATGACAAGCAAGACCCCGTTTTCTGTTGATATTACCGGCTTTGGCCGTTTCCACATCCGTGCTGTGCAGGTGCCGGATGATATTGCGCTGATCCACCACTGGCTGAGCAGTGAGCATGCTCGCTACTGGGGAATGCAGGACATGAATGAAAACCAACTGGCGGATTTTTATCGTCAGTTACCTGAGTCGGGCACCGGTGAGGGGTTTCTTGGTTTCCATGAAGGGCGCCCGGTGTGCCTGATCGAGAGTTACGATCCCCGTCGCGATCCGGTGGGAGCCCATTATCCGGTGCAGCCTGGTGATCGCGGCATGCACGTGCTGGTGGCGCCCAGCCGGACACCGGTATCCGGTTTCACCCGTGCCGTTTTTGCCGGGGTCATGGACTTCATGTTCCGGGATCAGGGGGCGCGGCGGGTGGTTGTGGAGCCGGATGAACGCAATGAGCGCATTCACACCCTGAACCGGTTTGGCGGTTTTGTGTACGCCAATACCATTAAGCTGGATACCAAGGTGGCGGCCCTGGCCTTCTGTTGCCGTGAGCAGTTCCTGGATTCCCCGGCCGCCATGCTGATCGCGGCACGGCGGGAAACCTGCGGGGATCTGTTGCGTCTTGCCCCGCAGCGCGCGGCAGCTCATCTGTCGCCGGCGGTCTGGGAACAGGTCAACCGGGTGCAGATCCGCAAGAGCCTGGCAGAGCTGGCCCATGAGCGTCTGCTGACGCCGCAACCCGTTGCAGGGGAAGCGGGGGTCTACACGGTTCACACTGACAAGGAAGGCATTGTCTACCGTTTTCGGGCTCGCCGCCTGGCACTGAACCACTGGCTGGTGGAGCCCGGCAGCATCGAAAAAACCGTGGATGGGGAGCCGGCCTTGCTGGATGCCCTGGCCATGATCATCGAGTTGCAACACACCCTGGGCATCCGCGAGGCCATGATGCCGACCTACATGGAGGAAATCGCCAGCACCCTGTATGGCAGTGCCTACAAGTTGCAACGGCCGGTGCCGGATGCGGAAGGCCTGGTGGATGCGGATTTCCAGCAGATTGAAGCCACCATGAGCGAAGGCCACCCCTGCTTTCTCGCCAATAATGGTCGTATTGGTTTTGATGTACTGGACTACCCGTCCTACACCCCGGAAGCCGGCTCGCCGGTGCAGTTGATCTGGCTCGCAGCGCACCGGGACTACACAGTGTTTGCCGCCAAGGAGGGGCTGGACTACGAGGCGTTGATGACCCATGAACTGGGTGAGGGCCAGCGGCTGGCGTTTGATGCCATGCTCCGCGAGCAGGGCGTAAAACCCAGGGACTACCACCTGATCCCGGTCCATCCCTGGCAGTGGTATAACAAGCTGGCAAGCGTATTTTCCGCTGATCTGGCCGAGCGCAAGCTGATTTGCCTGGGCAAGGGGGAAGACCGTTACCAGGCGCAGCAGTCCATCCGTACTTTTTATAACCTGGACCAGCCGGAAAAGCGTTACGTGAAAACGGCCATTTCCGTACTCAATATGGGCTTCATGCGAGGCCTGTCGCCGTATTACATGAGCACCACGCCAGCGATCAATGACTTCCTGCATGGTTTGGTCAACCAGGATCCGGAACTGGCCGATACCGGCTTCACACTGCTGCGGGAAGTGGCGGGCGTGGGGTATCGGCAGCGTCATTTCGAGGAGGCGGTGGATCAGTACAGTGCCTATCGCAAGATGCTGTCGGCCCTGTGGCGGGAAAGCCCGCTGGATCTGCTGGAAGAGGGGGAAGGGCTGATGACCATGGCGGCACTGCTGCATGTGGATAGCAATGGTCAGGCCTTGCTGCCGGCCCTGATTCGCCGTTCGGGCATGACGCCGCAGGCCTGGCTGGCCGAGTACCTGCGCTGTTATTTACGCCCGTTGATGCATTGCTTTTACCAGCATGATCTGGTGTTCATGCCCCACGGGGAAAACCTGATCATGGTGATGAAAGACGGGGTGCCCCGGCGCGCCATCATGAAAGACATCGCCGAGGAATGCGCCATTCTCAATACCGAGGTGATGCTGGCGGACAAGATCCGGCGGCTGGCCGTGGACGTGCCTGAAGACCTGAAAGTGCTGTCACTGCTGACCGATGTGTTCGACTGCTTCTTCCGCTTTATGGCGGCGATTCTGGTGGAGCATGAAGTGATGGAAGAGGACAGCTTCTGGGCCCAGGTGGCGGAATGCGTGCATGCCTATCAGGCGGATCATCCACAACTGGCCGATAAATTTGCCCGCCATGACCTCTTTGCCCCGGAATTCACCCTGTCATGCCTCAACCGGCTGCAGCTGGCCAATAACCAGCAGATGGTGGACCTGGCCGATCCGGCCAGTGCGCTACAGTTTGCAGGTACCCTGGTGAACCCTATCGCCCGCTGGGCAAGGGTGCCGGAAAAGCAGGCAGAGAGCGCTTGA
- a CDS encoding MFS transporter, producing MRPMKFWLIAMTLAAVVSDTMLLPFYPQFFERVFGITDPNYVGAYIAACCAVVMLAFPFWARVARRIPVLQLLVYTQLAAGLFSVLCWAAPSATAFWLLSLTMLVFKGSYLLVYPLLMSQEAPDGHGRTIGLLSVVVHFGAIFGALLGGSVLQFFEPRQVYLLMTFGDLFQILVCLYLLRQKTSQAPRASDEAEGAAHPLAWPVILRLGSVMFLFYFAIYLTRPFFARYWEALSGNSSEVLAGAIFALPGAVAVLVLWLDYRRGHSGDAKGVLLPAMALCALGLMLQASGSMVLVLAGRLLYGWGLFRATVGLDQLLYVLSRPASYAADFSKISVFQNLGVLVSSFATGALVAFAGPRPTFLAGALGLALTLVLYLVLVRPLFSSSRNASFLSALSRSET from the coding sequence ATGAGACCCATGAAATTCTGGCTGATCGCCATGACGCTGGCCGCGGTGGTCAGCGATACCATGCTGCTGCCGTTCTACCCGCAGTTTTTCGAGCGCGTGTTCGGCATTACCGACCCCAACTATGTGGGAGCCTACATCGCTGCCTGTTGCGCGGTCGTGATGCTTGCCTTTCCCTTCTGGGCTCGGGTCGCCCGACGGATTCCGGTGCTTCAGTTGCTGGTTTATACCCAGTTGGCTGCCGGGTTGTTCAGCGTACTTTGCTGGGCGGCGCCGTCGGCCACCGCGTTCTGGTTGTTGTCGTTGACCATGCTGGTGTTCAAGGGCAGCTACCTGCTGGTGTATCCGCTGCTGATGAGTCAGGAAGCACCGGACGGCCATGGTCGCACCATCGGTCTGTTGTCCGTGGTAGTGCATTTTGGTGCCATCTTCGGCGCGCTTCTGGGGGGCTCGGTACTGCAGTTCTTCGAGCCGCGCCAGGTTTACCTGCTGATGACGTTTGGCGACCTGTTCCAGATCCTGGTGTGCCTCTACCTGCTCCGTCAGAAAACCTCGCAAGCTCCCCGCGCCAGCGATGAAGCCGAAGGCGCGGCGCATCCCCTGGCCTGGCCGGTAATTCTGCGTCTCGGCAGTGTCATGTTCCTGTTCTACTTTGCGATTTACCTCACCCGTCCCTTTTTCGCCCGTTACTGGGAGGCATTGTCCGGTAACTCCAGCGAGGTGCTGGCCGGGGCGATCTTTGCTCTGCCCGGTGCGGTGGCGGTGCTGGTGCTGTGGCTGGATTACCGCCGTGGCCACAGTGGTGATGCCAAGGGGGTGCTGCTGCCGGCCATGGCGCTTTGTGCCCTCGGGCTGATGCTGCAAGCCAGCGGCAGCATGGTGCTGGTGCTGGCCGGGCGGCTTCTTTACGGCTGGGGGTTGTTCCGCGCCACAGTGGGGCTGGACCAGTTGCTTTATGTGCTGAGTCGCCCGGCCAGCTATGCCGCTGATTTCAGCAAGATCAGTGTCTTCCAGAACCTGGGCGTGCTGGTGTCGTCCTTTGCGACCGGTGCCCTGGTGGCCTTTGCCGGTCCCCGTCCGACCTTCCTGGCCGGGGCGCTGGGGCTTGCCTTGACCCTGGTGCTTTATCTGGTGTTGGTGCGCCCGCTTTTCTCGTCGTCCCGTAATGCCTCATTTCTTTCTGCGCTTTCCCGGAGTGAAACATGA
- a CDS encoding SidA/IucD/PvdA family monooxygenase, with amino-acid sequence MSDSIYDLVGIGLGPFNLSLACLAEPVEGLSSLFLDENPDFDWHPGLMMEDVHLQTPFMSDLVTLADPTSRYSFLNYIKQQGRLYAFYIRENFFLLRREYNQYCQWAAGQLSNVAFNRHVSRIEFDDARDCYRLTVRRNDNGGRETVLARKLVMGTGPTPSIPACCEGLGENVIHASDYLKHKAELQQQGSITLVGSGQSAAEIFYDLLELAGPDSYRLSWLTRSPRFFPLEYTKLTLEMTSPEYVDYFHGLPTASRDRLIAEQKQLYKGINSELINDIHDLLYRKRLAGEVPVVLMTNSSLTGAHRDRVSNRLELDFHHHEQQRDFRHQTSSLVLATGYQYREPYCLDGISDRLRRDDQDRLDPRRDYSIDQRGDVFIQNGPLHSHGFVTPDLGMACYRNACILRAVTGREPYRVEKRIAFQEFGVPEASDVVLEARRESA; translated from the coding sequence GTGAGTGATTCCATTTATGACCTGGTCGGTATTGGCCTGGGGCCATTCAATCTCAGTCTGGCCTGTCTGGCAGAGCCGGTGGAGGGGCTGTCTTCCCTGTTTCTGGATGAAAATCCCGACTTTGACTGGCACCCCGGACTAATGATGGAAGACGTGCACCTGCAGACGCCGTTCATGTCGGATCTGGTGACCCTGGCCGACCCCACCAGCCGTTACAGTTTTCTCAATTACATCAAGCAGCAGGGTCGCCTGTACGCCTTCTACATCCGTGAAAACTTTTTCCTGTTGCGCCGTGAATACAACCAGTACTGCCAGTGGGCCGCCGGCCAGCTGAGTAATGTGGCGTTCAATCGTCATGTGTCCCGGATCGAGTTCGATGACGCCCGTGACTGCTACCGGCTGACCGTGCGCCGTAACGATAATGGCGGTCGTGAAACGGTGCTGGCGCGCAAGCTGGTCATGGGCACTGGTCCCACGCCGTCGATACCGGCCTGCTGTGAGGGGCTGGGCGAGAACGTGATCCACGCCAGCGATTACCTCAAGCACAAGGCCGAGCTGCAACAACAGGGGAGCATCACTCTGGTGGGCAGTGGCCAGAGTGCAGCAGAAATCTTTTATGACCTGCTGGAACTGGCTGGCCCGGACAGCTATCGGCTCAGTTGGCTCACCCGCTCACCGCGGTTTTTCCCACTGGAGTACACCAAACTGACTCTGGAGATGACCTCGCCGGAGTATGTGGACTATTTCCATGGTCTGCCGACGGCCAGCCGTGATCGCCTGATCGCAGAGCAGAAACAGCTCTACAAGGGGATTAACTCGGAGCTGATCAACGATATCCATGACTTGCTGTACCGCAAGCGCTTGGCAGGTGAGGTGCCGGTGGTGCTGATGACCAACTCCAGCCTGACCGGGGCACACCGTGACCGTGTCTCCAACCGGCTGGAGCTGGATTTTCATCACCATGAGCAGCAGCGTGATTTCCGGCACCAGACCTCATCACTGGTGCTGGCCACCGGCTACCAGTACCGGGAACCCTACTGTCTGGACGGTATTTCGGATCGGCTGCGCCGTGATGATCAAGACCGGCTGGACCCCCGTCGCGATTACAGCATCGACCAGCGCGGTGATGTGTTTATCCAGAACGGCCCGCTGCATAGCCACGGTTTTGTCACCCCGGATCTGGGCATGGCTTGCTATCGCAACGCCTGCATCCTGCGTGCGGTTACCGGCCGTGAACCCTACAGGGTGGAAAAACGGATTGCCTTCCAGGAGTTCGGTGTGCCGGAAGCGAGCGATGTCGTGCTGGAAGCCCGGCGGGAGAGCGCGTAA
- a CDS encoding aspartate aminotransferase family protein, which translates to MSDQAVPFMPSRPDGSGTAEPFPVFGDFSVSDYRQGMQAVMDLLQHRLEVTTGPFSGIRPGELAPLFSRVDLDCPLGNLEQALVEVDDLYLRDAVYFHHPRYLAHLNCPVTLPAVLAEAIQSGVNTAVETWDQSAGATLIEQALVDWTAKRIGLGEEADGVFTTGGTQSNLMAMLLARDHFCQRRWHHCTREQGLPSESSRLRIFASEMSHFSVQKAASLLGLGYQAVVPVQSDRYYRMDPQALEAAILRCKAEGDYPLAVVATAGTTDFGSIDPLPATSALCRAHDIWFHVDAAYGCGLLNSRRHRHCLDGIEQADSVTVDYHKSFFQPVSCSALLVRNRHHLSCVTWHADYLNPFCARQEGPPNLVDKSLQTTRRFDALKLWLTLRTVGADALGEAFDTVIQRARQAYLLLLSEPDIQVIHQPQLSTLVFRYQPAGVDDQTLNRINPAIRSDIMRSGKAMIAGTRVHDRQYLKFTLLNPQTGLADIRAIVELIKQYGGQQLVASKAHASQHAEPEVICE; encoded by the coding sequence ATGAGTGATCAAGCTGTGCCGTTCATGCCGTCCAGACCCGACGGCAGCGGGACTGCCGAGCCGTTTCCCGTTTTTGGTGACTTCAGCGTGAGTGATTACCGCCAGGGCATGCAGGCAGTTATGGATTTGCTGCAGCATCGGCTGGAGGTCACGACCGGTCCATTCAGCGGCATTCGCCCAGGCGAGCTGGCGCCGTTGTTCAGCCGTGTGGATCTGGATTGCCCTCTTGGCAATCTGGAACAGGCTTTGGTCGAGGTGGATGACCTGTACCTGCGTGATGCAGTGTATTTCCATCATCCCCGTTACCTGGCCCATCTGAATTGTCCGGTCACCCTGCCGGCGGTGCTGGCCGAAGCGATTCAGAGTGGCGTGAACACGGCGGTGGAAACCTGGGATCAGAGTGCCGGCGCCACCCTGATCGAGCAGGCGCTGGTAGACTGGACCGCAAAACGGATCGGGCTGGGTGAAGAGGCGGATGGCGTTTTTACCACAGGAGGCACCCAGTCCAACCTGATGGCCATGCTGCTGGCCAGGGACCATTTCTGTCAGCGCCGTTGGCATCACTGCACCCGTGAACAGGGCCTTCCTTCGGAATCCAGTCGGTTACGCATCTTCGCCTCTGAAATGAGCCATTTCAGTGTCCAGAAGGCGGCCTCCCTGTTGGGGCTGGGCTATCAGGCGGTGGTGCCGGTGCAGAGCGACCGTTACTACCGCATGGACCCGCAAGCCCTGGAAGCGGCCATCCTCCGGTGCAAGGCTGAGGGCGACTATCCGCTGGCGGTGGTGGCCACCGCCGGCACCACGGATTTTGGCAGTATTGATCCGCTGCCGGCCACCAGTGCTCTTTGCCGGGCCCATGACATCTGGTTCCACGTGGATGCGGCCTACGGCTGCGGTCTGCTCAACTCCCGTCGCCACCGGCACTGCCTTGATGGCATTGAGCAGGCCGACTCGGTGACGGTGGATTACCACAAGAGTTTCTTTCAGCCCGTCAGTTGCAGTGCCCTGCTGGTGCGTAATCGCCATCACCTGTCCTGCGTCACCTGGCATGCGGATTACCTGAACCCCTTCTGTGCCCGGCAGGAAGGCCCCCCGAATCTGGTGGACAAGAGCCTGCAGACGACCCGGCGGTTTGATGCCCTCAAGCTGTGGCTGACGCTGCGCACGGTGGGGGCGGATGCCCTGGGGGAGGCGTTCGATACGGTCATCCAGCGTGCCCGTCAGGCCTATCTGTTATTGCTGTCGGAGCCGGATATCCAGGTGATACACCAGCCTCAGCTGAGCACCCTGGTGTTTCGCTATCAGCCTGCCGGTGTTGATGATCAGACGCTTAACCGGATCAATCCGGCCATTCGCAGCGACATCATGCGCTCGGGCAAAGCGATGATCGCCGGGACCCGCGTTCATGACCGTCAATATCTCAAGTTTACCCTGCTGAACCCGCAGACCGGTCTGGCGGACATTCGTGCCATCGTGGAGTTGATCAAGCAATACGGCGGCCAGCAGTTGGTAGCCTCAAAAGCGCACGCCTCGCAGCACGCTGAGCCGGAGGTGATCTGTGAGTGA
- a CDS encoding M48 family metallopeptidase → MNKTPFMILAMLLLAGCDKTPTGRDQLALVPASMMAQFGSQAFLQMQQQIPVSENATSNARVQCIAREILLEVGNRFPGTPMPDTWEIVLFDDPTPNAFALPGGKIGVNQGLLDVAGNNAQLATVIGHEVAHVLARHGNERLTQELGIKAILLLVGLFSEGDGDSERIIQALGLGAHLGIALPFSRAHEEEADVMGLELMASAGFDPRESTQLWRNMAAAGGGQPLEFLSTHPNHDSRIGALQARMEEARRLYRATDPAHCGN, encoded by the coding sequence ATGAACAAAACGCCTTTCATGATTCTGGCCATGCTGCTGCTCGCTGGTTGCGACAAGACCCCCACAGGGCGCGACCAGCTGGCACTGGTTCCGGCGTCGATGATGGCCCAGTTTGGCAGCCAGGCCTTTCTGCAGATGCAGCAACAGATTCCCGTCAGCGAGAATGCGACCAGCAATGCGCGAGTGCAGTGCATCGCCCGGGAAATCCTGCTGGAAGTGGGCAATCGCTTTCCCGGCACGCCCATGCCGGATACCTGGGAAATCGTGCTGTTTGATGACCCCACCCCCAACGCCTTTGCCCTGCCCGGCGGCAAGATCGGCGTGAATCAGGGATTACTGGACGTGGCCGGCAACAATGCCCAGCTGGCCACGGTGATCGGCCATGAGGTAGCCCATGTACTGGCACGCCACGGCAATGAGCGGCTGACCCAGGAACTGGGCATCAAGGCGATATTGTTACTGGTGGGGCTGTTCAGCGAGGGAGACGGAGACAGCGAGCGGATCATCCAGGCGCTGGGGCTGGGTGCCCATCTGGGCATTGCCCTGCCCTTCAGCCGCGCCCACGAGGAGGAAGCGGACGTGATGGGGCTGGAGTTGATGGCCAGCGCCGGCTTCGATCCGCGAGAGAGCACGCAACTATGGCGTAACATGGCCGCCGCCGGAGGCGGGCAACCGCTGGAGTTCCTGTCTACCCACCCCAATCACGATTCGCGCATCGGTGCTCTGCAAGCGCGCATGGAAGAAGCCCGCCGGCTTTATCGGGCAACCGATCCCGCCCATTGTGGAAACTGA
- a CDS encoding NAD(P)/FAD-dependent oxidoreductase, translating to MTSQARINVQTRRVKVAIVGGGFGGLCMAIKLREAGIDDFVLLEKGRDVGGTWNHNSYPGAACDVQSHMYSFSFEGNPDWSHRYSGQQEIHNYIKGVTDKHGIRPFTRFNAEVTGAHFDDQVALWTLDLADGSQVICQHWVLASGPLHVPSFPNFKGMENFKGKIIHSAQWDHDYDMAGKKVVSIGTGASAIQYVPHVAKEAGHLTVVQRTPPWIIPRDERAYSGLSKWMFRRFPALRKLHRLRLYLSNEVRVVPIFNPRLAKLAEPALKAFIRYQVKDKETARKLIPSYTLGCKRILISNNYYPTFNRDNVSLVTEGVKEIRENSIVFNDGTEQQADCLVLGTGFIVDPRIYMKGFEITGLPGRRLQDDWKDAAEAYLGTTVSGYPNMFQLVGPNTGLGHNSIIFMIESQVRYIMDAIGKLDERGDAWLNVKQDVQDRYNDKLQEELKGTVWQNGGCMSWYQQADGRNTALWPHATFQFMARTWTVNMKDYTWQPAVVAQTKEAEAAARA from the coding sequence ATGACAAGTCAGGCCCGGATCAATGTACAAACCCGTCGCGTAAAGGTGGCCATCGTTGGTGGTGGCTTTGGTGGGCTGTGTATGGCCATCAAGCTGCGTGAGGCCGGTATCGATGATTTTGTGCTGCTGGAGAAGGGCCGCGATGTGGGCGGTACCTGGAATCACAACAGCTACCCCGGGGCCGCCTGCGATGTGCAGTCGCACATGTATTCGTTTTCCTTCGAGGGTAACCCGGACTGGAGCCATCGCTACAGCGGCCAGCAGGAAATCCACAACTACATCAAAGGGGTTACTGACAAGCACGGCATTCGCCCGTTCACCCGCTTCAATGCAGAAGTGACCGGTGCCCATTTTGATGACCAGGTCGCTCTGTGGACCCTGGATCTGGCAGATGGCTCCCAGGTGATCTGCCAGCACTGGGTGCTGGCCAGTGGCCCCCTGCATGTGCCTTCTTTCCCTAACTTCAAGGGCATGGAAAACTTCAAGGGCAAGATCATCCACTCTGCCCAGTGGGACCATGATTACGACATGGCCGGCAAGAAGGTGGTGTCCATCGGTACCGGTGCCAGCGCCATTCAATATGTGCCCCACGTGGCCAAAGAGGCCGGCCACCTGACTGTAGTGCAGCGCACCCCGCCGTGGATCATTCCCCGCGACGAGCGCGCCTATTCCGGCCTGAGCAAGTGGATGTTCCGCCGCTTCCCGGCCCTGCGCAAGCTGCACCGCCTGCGTCTGTATCTCAGCAATGAGGTCAGGGTGGTGCCGATCTTCAACCCGCGCCTGGCCAAGCTGGCGGAGCCAGCCCTGAAGGCCTTTATCCGTTATCAGGTGAAGGACAAGGAAACCGCTCGCAAGCTGATTCCCAGCTACACTCTGGGCTGCAAGCGCATCCTGATTTCCAACAATTATTACCCCACCTTCAACCGGGACAATGTGTCACTGGTTACCGAGGGGGTGAAGGAAATCCGCGAGAACAGCATCGTCTTCAACGACGGTACGGAACAGCAGGCGGATTGCCTGGTGCTGGGTACCGGCTTTATCGTCGATCCGCGCATCTACATGAAGGGTTTCGAGATCACCGGCCTGCCGGGCCGCCGTCTGCAGGATGACTGGAAAGACGCCGCTGAGGCCTACCTGGGTACCACCGTCAGCGGTTACCCGAATATGTTCCAGCTGGTGGGACCGAATACCGGCCTGGGGCATAACTCCATCATCTTCATGATCGAGAGCCAGGTGCGCTACATCATGGATGCCATCGGTAAACTGGATGAGCGTGGTGATGCCTGGCTGAATGTGAAACAGGATGTGCAGGATCGCTACAACGACAAGCTGCAGGAAGAGCTGAAAGGCACCGTGTGGCAGAACGGCGGCTGCATGAGCTGGTATCAGCAGGCCGATGGCCGCAATACCGCCCTGTGGCCCCACGCCACCTTCCAGTTTATGGCTCGCACCTGGACCGTGAACATGAAGGATTACACTTGGCAGCCGGCGGTTGTGGCACAGACGAAGGAAGCAGAGGCGGCCGCCCGGGCCTGA